The Leishmania donovani BPK282A1 complete genome, chromosome 23 genome contains a region encoding:
- a CDS encoding quinone oxidoreductase-like protein, whose product MMRAVTLKGLGGIATMSISEVPKAAVKKGTDVLIKVMAAGVNRAGVSQRRDNYAPPDGANELLGLEVAGIVEQVGSDVAGRVKEGDRVMALLPGGGYADYAVAHMGCVMAMPQGYTFTEAAAIPETFIRAWQILHRHGKVKRGQKVLIHAGASDIGSASAQITEKYFKATAITTSSEEKLDVCKAHASVTLSRTPDELGLAFAPKLKRLFGEESVNVIVDPVFGGTYLSENAQVLAPNGHLIVIAFMGGALVHMNALPLFRERAKITFSKLHCRSDQYKADLVTSFEREIVPYMSERIICTIVDRTFPLEEVTNAYKFLAENHGHGKVVLTVCEPSKLSM is encoded by the coding sequence ATGATGCGTGCAGTAACGTTGAAGGGCCTCGGCGGCATTGCCACAATGTCCATCAGCGAGGTCCCCAAGGCGGCCGTGAAGAAGGGAACGGATGTGCTTATAAAGGTCATGGCAGCTGGCGTGAATCGGGCAGGTgtgtcgcagcggcgcgatAACTATGCGCCACCAGACGGTGCGAACGAACTTTTAGGACTGGAGGTGGCGGGTATCGTAGAGCAGGTAGGCTCGGACGTGGCAGGTAGAGTCAAGGAGGGCGATCGGGTGATGGCACTGCTGCCCGGCGGTGGCTACGCAGACTACGCCGTAGCGCACATGGGCTGTGTGATGGCGATGCCGCAGGGCTACACCTTCacggaggccgccgccatACCAGAGACGTTCATCAGGGCGTGGCAGATTCTTCATCGCCATGGAAAGGTGAAGCGGGGGCAAAAAGTGCTGATTCACGCCGGTGCCAGCGACATCGGCAGCGCGTCGGCACAGATCACGGAGAAGTACTTCAAAGCAACCGCTATCACGACCTCTTCCGAGGAGAAGCTGGATGTGTGCAAGGCGCACGCAAGCGTGACGCTGAGCCGCACGCCGGACGAGCTTGGCTTGGCCTTTGCGCCGAAGCTGAAGCGCCTCTTCGGCGAGGAGAGTGTGAACGTGATTGTCGATCCAGTGTTTGGTGGAACGTACCTCAGTGAGAATGCCCAAGTGCTCGCCCCCAATGGCCATCTCATTGTCATTGCCTTCATGGGCGGGGCGTTGGTGCACATGAATGCCCTGCCGCTCTTTCGGGAGAGGGCTAAGATCACCTTCTCCAAGCTGCACTGCCGCAGTGACCAGTACAAGGCCGACCTCGTCACCTCCTTCGAGCGCGAGATCGTGCCCTACATGAGCGAACGCATCATCTGTACGATCGTGGACCGCACCTtcccgctggaggaggtgaccAACGCGTACAAGTTTCTCGCGGAGAACCACGGCCACGGCAAGGTGGTCTTGACCGTTTGTGAGCCATCAAAGCTGAGCATGTAG